The nucleotide sequence CGGCTGTTGCGTCAAAGGCTATAGCGATTGCCAACGAAAAGATTTCGCTTTCGGTGTCTGAAGCCATAATTAGGGGGATATTCTGCAACGTTTTAGTTGTTCTTGCCGTTTGGATGCAGGCCGGTGCGAAAGACATATCCGGAAAGATACTGGCTATGTGGTTTCCGGTGATGCTGTTTGTTCTTTCGGGGTTTGAACATAGTATTGCAAACATGTATTTCATTCCCCTTGGCATATTCCTTGGCGCGGATATCACGTGGTCGCAGATGTGGATAGTCAATATAATTCCAGTTACAATCGGGAATATAATCGGAGGGGCAATACTTATTCCTGCCGTTTACTGGTATGTTTATGTATTTGATTCAAAAGAAATGAAAAAGAGTAAAAAAAATACAACTTGAAATCAAGCTTATATGTTGAATATAATGGGGTCCGACAATGTCGGACCATTTCAGATTTTTTTGACAAACAGAAAATAAACCTTAGAATGTAACCGCTTTGTTGTTAATGGAAGTATCTATATATTAAAATGGTAGTATAATCTAAGTAGGTAAAGGGTTCCATGTAATTAGGTGTAATTGAGGAAATGTTAGTTTATAGAAGGGGTTGAATAATATGATGTGGAAAAATTGTGGTAGCATTGCATGTTCGCTTGTTTTGATGTTCTCTATTATATTTGGGGGAGCAATCTATGCGGATGCCGCGGTTGTCGGAGACATAAGGCTCATCGTTGATGGAAAAGACATCACCGAGCTTTCCGCACCCGTGATTGAAAACGATAGGACACTGGTGCCTATACGATTTGTTTCGGAGGAAATAGGGGCGGATGTCGTCTGGGATGGAGAAAAAAGGACGGTAGGAGTTGAGAAGGGTGAAAGGAGCGTGCGGCTCTGGATTGGAAGCCATCTGGTGGATTATGACAATGGTGAAATCTATAACTTGAGCGATGTAGCTCCGAAAATAATAAACGATCGCACATATGTTCCGCTTAGGCTTGTCAGCAACGCATTGGGAACTGGGATAGAATGGGATGGAGAAAATAGAATTGTTTATGTGGATTCTAAAAAAGGCTCAGACATAAAACCGTTTTTCGATGTCGAGATAACGTCTCACAAACAAGGGGACGTCATAATGGGAGAAACCTCTGTAGAAATTTCAGTGCCGGATTCATATCTGCAGAGAGCATATGAAACAAGGCTTCTGCTTATGAACTGTGAAACGGCTAAGGGATTTGTAGTTGCAAAGGCAGAAGGCTCCGGTACGAAACTTGTCTATATTCCGAAGGTTGAGGATAGGGGAGAAAAGGTCCTTGCCGTTGCAATGTACGATGAAAATAGAGAGTTCATCGGGGGAGATTCAATCCTCGTTAATATCGATGTCAAACCTCTTGTCTCGCTTTCAGGATTGGAAAATGGGGAAGTTGTGAGCGGCACTGTCACATTGGGACAGAAAGTGAATTTTCTCGCCGAAAATATGGAATATGAATTCACAAGACTTATGGATGGTTATGCCATATCAACCGGGAAGAAGGACCCTTGGGGCACATACTCATGGACTCCCTCGTCAAGTCAAAGCGGTTCCTATATGGTAAAGGCGGTTGCATACGACGCAGGGGGCAATGCATATGAAAGCGAAGGTGTAAATGTGATGCTTGCACTGGACAAAAAGATTTCCCTGTCGGGAGTAACGGAAGGAATGACGGTGAATAAAGCCGTGACACTGTACGCGGACAGAAACTTCGACGTAACCGAGACCCGGTACATTGCAAGGGATGCTGCAACAGGTCAAGAAAGAGTTCTCGCGACGATTCCATATGGGGGATACAAATGGTTTCCCGGTCCGGAGGAATCCGGAGAAATGGAACTTTCCGTGAAGGTTTTGGATACGGCCGGCAGAGTTTATCAGAGTGATTTTGTTGGAGTAAATGTTGACGGTGAACCGAGGATTTTGATAAAGGGAGTAGGCCCAAATCAGGTATTGACGGGAGAAGCTTCGCTTAAGTCCGTCGGCAACGTCGATTTTAGCGGGATCAACTACATCCTTGTCAACCAGGATACGGGAAATACAAAGATTGTTGCATCCGGTATTGACCCCGACGAGGAATATGCTTTTGTGCCGGCTTCAGAGGATGCGGGAAATGTATCGATATATGCCGAAGGAATCTACGGCGATAAAGCGATAAGAAGCGACAGCATCGGGTTTAAGATATATTTGGGGAAACTCTATGAATCCAAAGCCATAACAGAAAAAGAAAATTTTCTTGATTTCGCATCGGGCATGGCCGTTGAATCCCTTGAAAAGACAGGGATGTCCGCGGCGCTTCAAACGGCGCAGGCGATACTCGAGACGGGATGGGGGCAGAGCGTTCCCGTTGACAAGTACAACGGCAAGTTTTCGAACAACCTGTTCGGAATAAAGGGCGCAGGTACAAACGGTTCGGTTGTTTCAAATACCTGGGAGGTCTATAATGGTGTTTCGTTCAGAACAGATGCCAAATTCAGGGCATACAACTATGTAGGCGAAGCATGGGATGATCATAAGAACCTTTTGCTCAACAAATCGCGATATGCGCCATTCAGAGAGGTTATGTACGACGGTACACTTGGTGCATGGGCGGTCAGAAGGGCGGGTTACGCCACTGACCCCGACTATTCAATGAAGCTGATAAACATAATAAAACTATATGAATTGCAAAAGCTTGACGAGACCGGAATATAAATATTGATTGACAAGATAAAAATCCATAATCTGGAATGTAAAAAAGGAGAAAAATATGAAATTTTGCTGGAGCACAATAATGGTCAAGGACATGAAAGAATCATTGGATTTTTATCAGGAAATCATTGGGCTTGAAATTAACAGGAGATTTTCGCCAAGAGAGGGGATGGAAATAGTTTTCCTCGGAAAGGGCGAGACCCAAGTCGAGTTGATTTACAATGAATTAGGGGAAGATGCGAACATGGGAAGTGGCATTTCATTGGGCTTTGAAACAGAGTCAATGGACGAATTGAAGGTTCTTCTTAAGGGAAAAGGTATCGACATAATAAGCGGACCATTTTCTCCGAATCCCCATATGACATATTTTTTCGTGTTGGACCCGAACGGACTCAGGATTCAATTGGTTGAAAGAAAGTGATTGGTTGAACCTACCATGGCTAAAGCCACGGGATTCTTAGGAACAGAGCTTACTTGATACCAAAATGTTTCTTTAGTGTCAGCGGTTTCTCTTATTAACTAAGCTATCCCCGTCGTCCCGACTGTTTTATTTGAGGCTTATGCTGATAACAACCTAAGACCCTCACGAAGGCATGGATTGGAAAAGCCTGAGGCTTGTTTTTGAAGACTACGGCGGCACCTGGTATCTTGTGGGTATAGTCCATGACCAGTAGACCATTTGATAATAGAAAGAAGTCTTCTTGATGGAATTTATTAAATGGAAAAGAGCCTTGCGAAATTTATATTCCCCAGGCTCTTTTTTCTTCATTCATCCGATTGTTGGCTATTTCACTTGAATCGTGATTATTTCTTGGAGATGATGCCTCCGCTTTCATATTTCATGTTGGCCATATTGTGGTTGTAGTTTTCAAATATGCCGATTGTCGTAAGGTATTGCTCTAAAACGATCTGGGCGACGGCTTCGACGTTTGTATCGTCGGCGCTTCTGCCTACTACAATCATTGCGAGGGCTCTTATTTCGCTGGTTTCCAATTGCTTTGATGAATTCATTATAAATCCCCTTTCTTTATCGTTTTGATATAAGTTCATATTCATTATATACCCATTAGGCGGATCTTTTAAATTGTTTGTTGAATTTCCAGAAAAGATGAAGAGAAGAGACCGGTCTTGATAAGAGGCAAAATGCTATTTGCCGGTGGGAGGGATGCCATTATGAGAAAAAGGCGGCAGTATTTTTTTTGAAGGCACGATTGGTTTTTAGCGGATTATTTAGTGGAAGCATGGAGGTTTGCGGAGGCATAAGTCGAATAAAACAAAGAGGGCTTGTAAGGAATGAATCTGCACCTGACGATTTAGATGATATTCGTGATATAATATTGTATATGCTTAATACCACATGTATGGAGGTTGCCGGATGCTTGTTAAACTCATAAGAAAAGCGATAGTATATGCTCCTGAATGTCTGGGTAAAATGGATATGCTGATTGCAGGAGGGAAAATCGTCGCCATAAATAAGGATTTGAGTGAGTTTGAATCCAATGTATACATAGAAAAAATAGATGCTTCGGGCATGATTGCTATCCCCGGCTTAATTGATGGACATGTGCATATACTTGGAGGCGGGGGAGAAGGCGGATTTTCAAGCAGGACCCCGGAAATCACGCCGGACGATTTGTTAGTCGGAGGGGTCACAACGGTGGTAGGCTGTCTCGGAACCGACGGTATATCAAGAACAATGGAGAACCTGATGGCAAAGTCAAATTCTTTGGCAATGGACGAATGAACAAATTCTTCAAAAGACGATTCCGATCACTTAGAAAGAACCTTGGTCAATCCCACAGAGATTTAGTCGGTGCAACAAACATTATTGATGCACCTGTGATAGCCGGCGCTGCATAGCAGCAGGCTTTCAGCCCGTGCGGCTATATGTCCTGGCACGGGACGAGGTGATGACACACCTCGGAACTCGAAGTCATACTTGCCTACCGGAAACGGACTGGTATTTAATCATTCGAGAATCCTCCGGATTTATCCGTGGGGAGTGTCAAAAGGCACAGGTTGAAAAAAATCTACAGAAATAATGCCAGAAGTTCATAAAATTTGATTTGGAATAGAGGAAATCAATGAAAAAATTCTTAGGCGTAATGCTTGCAGGTTTGGGGGCAGTTTTACCAATAACAATAACCTTGTATATTTTGTACAAATTGTTCATTATAATCGACGGTATTTTTGCTGATGCGGTAACCCAGGTTCTTGGATATCGCGTGGTTGGAATAGGTTTCTTAATTACTGTTGCGCTTGTATTTGCGATGGGATTAATTGCCAAGGCTTATCTTGGACAGAAATTGATTAATATAACAGATCGAATTTTTAACAAGATCCCTATCGCACAGACCATATACGGAACGGTCAGAGAAATAAGCAATTCATTGCTTTTGAAGGATAA is from Peptostreptococcaceae bacterium and encodes:
- a CDS encoding glucosaminidase domain-containing protein, with product MMWKNCGSIACSLVLMFSIIFGGAIYADAAVVGDIRLIVDGKDITELSAPVIENDRTLVPIRFVSEEIGADVVWDGEKRTVGVEKGERSVRLWIGSHLVDYDNGEIYNLSDVAPKIINDRTYVPLRLVSNALGTGIEWDGENRIVYVDSKKGSDIKPFFDVEITSHKQGDVIMGETSVEISVPDSYLQRAYETRLLLMNCETAKGFVVAKAEGSGTKLVYIPKVEDRGEKVLAVAMYDENREFIGGDSILVNIDVKPLVSLSGLENGEVVSGTVTLGQKVNFLAENMEYEFTRLMDGYAISTGKKDPWGTYSWTPSSSQSGSYMVKAVAYDAGGNAYESEGVNVMLALDKKISLSGVTEGMTVNKAVTLYADRNFDVTETRYIARDAATGQERVLATIPYGGYKWFPGPEESGEMELSVKVLDTAGRVYQSDFVGVNVDGEPRILIKGVGPNQVLTGEASLKSVGNVDFSGINYILVNQDTGNTKIVASGIDPDEEYAFVPASEDAGNVSIYAEGIYGDKAIRSDSIGFKIYLGKLYESKAITEKENFLDFASGMAVESLEKTGMSAALQTAQAILETGWGQSVPVDKYNGKFSNNLFGIKGAGTNGSVVSNTWEVYNGVSFRTDAKFRAYNYVGEAWDDHKNLLLNKSRYAPFREVMYDGTLGAWAVRRAGYATDPDYSMKLINIIKLYELQKLDETGI
- a CDS encoding VOC family protein — protein: MKFCWSTIMVKDMKESLDFYQEIIGLEINRRFSPREGMEIVFLGKGETQVELIYNELGEDANMGSGISLGFETESMDELKVLLKGKGIDIISGPFSPNPHMTYFFVLDPNGLRIQLVERK
- a CDS encoding DUF502 domain-containing protein; its protein translation is MKKFLGVMLAGLGAVLPITITLYILYKLFIIIDGIFADAVTQVLGYRVVGIGFLITVALVFAMGLIAKAYLGQKLINITDRIFNKIPIAQTIYGTVREISNSLLLKDKITFKKPVMVDYPRPGVHAIGFITNERSISKDGTMLPVFIPTTPNPTSGFLLFYKRDEIQNLDMTVDEAIKIIISVGVVIPDNVKKNKLQI